In Fusarium musae strain F31 chromosome 7, whole genome shotgun sequence, a single window of DNA contains:
- a CDS encoding hypothetical protein (BUSCO:EOG092658QH~EggNog:ENOG41) — protein MTTIASLKRLSAKSLSEKILEEVNATDPTFAVIDVRDNDYIGGHIKGSTNIPAHTLDAMMPTLVRRLKDKKTVVFHCALSQQRGPSAALKYLRERDGLLKSMGEDPKGESGQDVFVLDRGFSGWQEVYGEDERLTEGFVKDLWDNY, from the exons ATGACAACAATCGCTTCACTCAAGCGGCTCTCAGCCAAATCCCTCTCTGAGAAGATCCTCGAGGAAGTCAACGCCACAGATCCCACATTCGCTGTTATCGATGTTCGTGATAATG ATTACATTGGTGGACATATCAAGGGCTCAACAAATATCCCCGCACACACTCTCGACGCCATGATGCCAACTCTGGTCCGTCGTCTGAAGGACAAAAAGACAGTTGTATTTCACTGCGCACTGAGTCAACAGCGGGGTCCGAGTGCGGCACTCAAGTATCTGCGTGAGAGGGATGGTCTTTTGAAGTCTATGGGTGAAGACCCCAAGGGAGAGAGCGGTCAAGATGTGTTTGTGCTGGACAGGGGATTCTCAGGATGGCAAGAGGTTTACGGAGAGGATGAACGGTTGACGGAGGGATTCGTTAAGGATTTGTGGGACAATTATTAA
- a CDS encoding hypothetical protein (EggNog:ENOG41~CAZy:CE4), producing the protein MRFSVLATCAGLLQLAAAAVPVGVAITKCTVDRNIALTFDDGPFAYTNELLDQLKKYGYKATFFMNGENWANINDYAATVKRVVAEGHQLGSHTYSHPDLATISNANVRTQMTRLEAEFLKIVGKWPTYMRPPYFSYNANTLSVMKTLGYHVINADVDSLDWEYNTPAETNTALNLFKKGITNGGSIALFHDVHENTVRNLIPKVLDAVKRSTRIPVTVGQCLGDPAANWYKTTKRTKRDFEDDEEAEDEKTVDERSLSEYIERSRFRRHAHHA; encoded by the exons ATGCGTTTCTCTGTCCTCGCTACCTGCGCCGGCCTGCTGCAGcttgccgctgccgctgtcCCTGTCGGCGTCGCCATCACCAAGTGCACTGTCGACAGGAACATCGCCCTCACCTTCGACGATGGTCCCTTCGCCTACACCAACGAGCTCCTCGACCAGCTCAAGAAGTACGGCTACAAGGCCACCTTCTTCATGAACGGCGAGAACTGGGCCAACATCAACGACTACGCTGCTACTGTCAAGCGTGTCGTCGCCGAGGGTCACCAGCTTGGTTCTCACAC TTACAGCCATCCCGACCTTGCTACCATCAGCAACGCCAATGTCCGAACCCAGATGACTCGTCTGGAGGCTGAGTTTCTCAAGATCGTTGGAAAGTGGCCCACGTACATGCGTCCCCCTTACTTCAGCTACAACGCCAACACCCTCTCCGTCATGAAGACTCTGGGATACCACGTCATCAATGCTGATGTCGACTCTCTTGACTGGGAGTACAACACCCCTGCTGAGACCAACACTgctctcaacctcttcaagaaGGGTATCACCAACGGTGGATCCATTGCTCTCTTCCACGATGTCCACGAGAACACTGTCCGCAACCTCATCCCTAAGGTCCTCGACGCCGTCAAGCGCAGCACCCGCATTC CCGTTACTGTTGGCCAGTGCCTTGGTGACCCCGCTGCCAACTGGTACAAGACCACCAAGCGTACCAAGCGTGActttgaggatgatgaggaggctgaggatgagaagactgTTGATGAGCGCTCTCTGTCCGAGTACATCGAGCGATCTCGTTTCCGCCGCCACGCTCACCACGCTTAA
- a CDS encoding hypothetical protein (EggNog:ENOG41): MGSQPEKENGRVDLRPEEVIGDLGFTPMVKVADPWTVDKVVKEIPGGAPTEESSSPLPFFHMLERLKTTKREGWRRFGISRGESIADHMYRMSLISMFAPPSLAPKLDLPKCMKMCLIHDMAELLVGDITPVDGVPKPEKSRREAETMDFLTKNLLRNVAGGTTGEDIRAIWQEYEDSETLDSHFVHDVDKMELLLQMVEYEKRGEGKVDLGEFAYVATRMTLPEMKAWGQEVLKEREAFWGSKEHVHGEQGINGGVTTERKGQQDNYYNKD, encoded by the exons ATGGGCTCACAACCGGAGAAGGAGAATGGACGTGTAGATCTTCGCCCTGAGGAAGTAATTGGAGATCTGGGTTTCACGCCCATGGTCAAAGTCGCCGACCCATGGACTGTTGACAAGGTGGTCAAGGAGATTCCTGGTGGTGCGCCTACCGAAGAGTCGTCTTCGCCGCTCCCTTTCTTTCACATGCTCGAACGACTCAAGACTACCAAGCGAGAAGGATGGAGGCGATTTGGTATCTCTAG AGGAGAGTCTATCGCCGACCACATGTATCGCATGTCTCTAATCTCCATGTTTGCGCCTCCCTCTCTCGCCCCGAAGCTCGACCTTCCCAAGTGCATGAAGATGTGTCTTATTCACGACATGGCGGAGCTTCTTGTCGGCGACATCACACCCGTCGACGGCGTTCCCAAGCCCGAGAAGAGCCGACGCGAAGCGGAGACAATGGACTTTTTGACCAAGAACTTGCTACGAAATGTCGCTGGCGGCACCACAGGGGAGGACATCCGCGCTATCTGGCAGGAATACGAGGACTCCGAGACCTTGGACAGTCACTTTGTGCACGACGTGGACAAGATGGAGCTTCTGCTGCAGATGGTGGAGTATGAGAAGCGCGGTGAGGGCAAGGTCGATCTTGGCGAGTTTGCGTACGTCGCGACCAGGATGACACTGCCGGAGATGAAGGCATGGGGCCAGGAGGTTCTCAAGGAGCGGGAGGCTTTCTGGGGAAGCAAGGAGCATGTCCATGGAGAGCAGGGCATTAATGGAGGTGTTACAACTGAGCGCAAGGGCCAGCAGGACAACTACTACAACAAGGACTAA